One Candidatus Sulfurimonas baltica DNA segment encodes these proteins:
- a CDS encoding 30S ribosomal protein S1 yields the protein MAFDNESFEEEENFAEMFAATEKQQETTRIVEGEIVEIQADENRALVGVGDKLEGILSLDEISENGVLKFNTGDKIKVMVTGYYNERPKISYKKVLELQKTIDFIDAHKEDFEDVTIEGIITKKNRGGYVVEADEVSFFMPRSLAAFKDTDDVIGRKIKAQVVKIDEEQNSIVVSRRKLFNEERKKKKDIIDKLMEEDTFVEGSIKKITSYGMFVDIGGVDGLVHYNEISYKGPVNPSKLYKEGDVVTVKAISYDKDKRHLSLSIKAVQSDPWAEVESELDEGDTITVTVSNIEAYGVFVDLGNDIEGFLHISEISWNKNVKNPNDYLTVGQEIDVEVIEINSKTHKLRVSLKRLLPKPFDEFMKNFKEGDVVTGTVTSLTDFGAFVRIDGVEGLLHNQDISWDKNVKCKDVLKSGDEVEVKIAKVNQEDQKISLNRKALLESPIDKFATTHKVNSIVTGTIRDIKDFGVFVSLEDGVDALIRDEDLAPLEKSELVSGQEIEAAIAVIDTRNDRIRLSVKKLDYIKNQAMLEEINDNESHSLGDLIKDKFK from the coding sequence ATGGCGTTCGATAACGAATCATTTGAAGAAGAAGAAAATTTTGCAGAGATGTTTGCTGCAACTGAAAAACAGCAAGAGACGACTCGCATCGTAGAGGGTGAGATTGTTGAAATACAAGCGGATGAAAATAGAGCATTAGTTGGTGTTGGCGATAAGCTAGAAGGTATTCTTAGCTTAGATGAAATCAGTGAAAATGGCGTACTAAAGTTTAATACTGGTGATAAAATTAAAGTTATGGTTACAGGATACTACAATGAGCGTCCTAAAATATCTTATAAAAAAGTTTTAGAGCTACAAAAAACTATTGATTTTATTGATGCACACAAAGAAGACTTCGAAGATGTGACTATTGAAGGTATTATAACTAAGAAAAATCGTGGTGGCTACGTAGTAGAAGCTGACGAAGTCTCTTTCTTTATGCCTCGTTCATTAGCTGCTTTTAAAGATACTGACGATGTGATTGGTCGTAAGATTAAAGCACAAGTTGTTAAGATTGATGAAGAGCAAAACTCAATTGTGGTTTCTCGTCGTAAACTTTTTAATGAAGAGCGTAAAAAGAAAAAAGATATTATTGACAAACTTATGGAAGAAGATACATTTGTAGAAGGTTCTATCAAGAAAATTACTAGCTACGGTATGTTCGTAGATATTGGTGGCGTTGATGGTTTAGTTCACTACAATGAAATCAGCTACAAAGGTCCAGTTAACCCATCTAAACTTTACAAAGAGGGTGATGTTGTAACTGTAAAAGCAATCTCTTACGACAAAGATAAGAGACATCTTTCATTATCTATTAAAGCTGTTCAGTCTGACCCTTGGGCTGAAGTTGAGAGCGAATTAGATGAAGGTGATACAATTACTGTAACCGTTTCAAACATTGAAGCATATGGTGTATTTGTTGACTTAGGAAATGATATCGAAGGTTTCTTACATATCTCAGAAATTTCTTGGAACAAAAATGTTAAGAATCCTAATGATTACCTAACTGTAGGTCAAGAAATTGATGTTGAAGTAATCGAAATAAATTCTAAGACTCATAAGCTTCGTGTTTCACTAAAAAGACTTCTACCAAAACCTTTTGATGAATTTATGAAAAACTTTAAAGAGGGTGATGTTGTTACTGGTACAGTTACTTCATTAACTGATTTTGGTGCATTTGTTCGTATTGATGGAGTTGAAGGTCTTTTACATAATCAAGATATCTCTTGGGATAAAAACGTTAAATGTAAAGATGTTTTAAAATCTGGAGACGAAGTTGAAGTAAAAATTGCTAAAGTCAACCAAGAAGATCAAAAGATATCTCTAAATAGAAAAGCTCTTCTAGAGTCTCCTATTGATAAATTTGCAACAACGCATAAAGTAAACAGTATCGTTACCGGTACTATCCGTGACATAAAAGATTTTGGTGTATTCGTTTCTTTAGAGGATGGCGTTGATGCTTTAATTCGTGATGAAGATTTAGCACCGTTAGAAAAAAGTGAATTAGTTTCTGGACAAGAAATAGAAGCAGCTATTGCAGTTATAGATACTCGTAATGACCGCATTCGCCTCTCTGTTAAAAAACTAGATTATATTAAAAATCAAGCTATGCTTGAAGAGATTAATGATAATGAATCACACTCTTTAGGTGACCTTATTAAAGATAAATTTAAGTAA
- a CDS encoding DUF502 domain-containing protein has translation MTNKKSPIKHFLEVTLQGVFWLLPIVAVVMIVLWLYNKVDLLAHGVFTLIGFAPQNDGFLWLVIVVAIFLLLLYLVGHLMETRVATFLETLISKIPGYSTIKDIIGIFNSSKKGETQVLVVAIRGFANEGYNIGLMYSQKESIIKEHYTVTLSQTPIPNGGYMFEVHKDNIFVIEEAKFDDNLKYLLSMGVKSMSDIVKIQPKQISDFISLSDWLGRKNGLRD, from the coding sequence ATGACAAATAAGAAATCACCAATAAAGCACTTTTTAGAGGTAACACTTCAAGGGGTATTTTGGCTTCTTCCTATAGTAGCGGTTGTAATGATTGTGCTATGGCTATATAATAAAGTTGATTTATTGGCACACGGTGTATTTACGCTTATTGGTTTTGCACCACAAAATGACGGATTTTTATGGCTGGTTATTGTTGTGGCTATATTTTTGTTACTTTTGTATCTTGTCGGTCACTTGATGGAGACAAGAGTAGCTACTTTTTTAGAGACATTAATCTCAAAGATACCAGGCTACTCAACAATCAAAGACATTATAGGTATCTTTAACTCTTCAAAAAAAGGTGAAACACAAGTTTTAGTAGTGGCTATAAGAGGTTTCGCAAATGAGGGGTATAACATAGGGCTTATGTATTCTCAAAAAGAGAGCATTATAAAAGAACATTACACTGTGACATTATCGCAAACACCAATCCCAAACGGTGGATATATGTTTGAAGTACATAAAGATAATATTTTTGTTATTGAAGAAGCAAAGTTTGATGACAACTTAAAGTATTTACTCTCCATGGGTGTGAAAAGTATGTCTGATATTGTAAAAATACAACCAAAGCAAATAAGTGATTTTATTTCGCTAAGCGACTGGCTGGGGAGAAAAAATGGGCTTAGAGATTGA
- a CDS encoding IS4 family transposase codes for MELDNYIQTAVRSILKNPILEVLTEIKITKILKQSNFIKRNVGYPPFQIILHFVYMLVMQKRQSTFIKKSDSAFGKDAYYRFIKDSRYNWRKFLMLSTTALLQRIKPLHKNGEHRLLIIDDTVESKRGKYIEGSCKYIWSNKEHRSINALNIVSLNYADSHSTFQLDFSIKMNGSNRKDISEFTNKLHHRSNAYQRKSEITKGKNILAIEMLQRALDNGVDADYLLVDSWYAKPNFIHQANELGMPVIARLPNNKLIWNFKGKHKTMNAIYDSMKNYRHKSSGKHGKISYKYFDAIVEHAVLGKVKLVFLHTGKELLVFISSDITIAGKEILATYKKRWNIEQGYKDLRNLFGFGKEENRIYESLIAKITLSMFAYNIVSYINRIKHEPQTLGELFRDLECELETLAISMQLFIKILTKISEIQNVVKDNKNLLNIIAVLSAYTQKELGFMCES; via the coding sequence ATGGAACTTGACAATTATATACAAACTGCAGTGAGAAGCATATTAAAGAATCCAATACTTGAAGTGCTAACAGAGATAAAAATCACAAAAATACTTAAGCAGAGCAACTTCATTAAACGAAATGTTGGCTATCCACCATTTCAAATAATATTACACTTCGTTTATATGTTAGTGATGCAAAAACGCCAGTCAACATTTATAAAAAAGAGCGATAGTGCATTTGGGAAAGATGCCTATTACAGATTTATCAAAGATAGTCGTTACAACTGGCGAAAGTTTTTAATGCTAAGTACTACTGCACTTTTGCAAAGAATAAAACCACTACATAAAAATGGTGAACATCGCTTACTCATTATTGACGATACAGTAGAGTCTAAGAGAGGTAAATACATTGAGGGAAGCTGTAAATATATTTGGAGCAATAAAGAACATAGGAGTATCAATGCGCTCAATATCGTATCTCTAAATTATGCAGATTCACATTCAACTTTTCAATTAGATTTTTCTATAAAAATGAATGGTAGCAATAGAAAAGATATTTCAGAGTTCACAAATAAGCTACATCACAGAAGTAATGCATATCAGAGAAAGAGTGAAATTACTAAAGGCAAAAATATACTAGCTATTGAGATGCTGCAAAGAGCTTTGGATAACGGTGTTGATGCAGATTACTTGCTCGTAGATAGCTGGTATGCTAAACCGAATTTCATACATCAAGCTAATGAACTTGGTATGCCAGTAATAGCAAGACTTCCAAACAATAAACTTATTTGGAACTTTAAAGGCAAACATAAAACTATGAATGCAATCTATGACAGTATGAAAAACTATCGTCACAAAAGTAGTGGTAAACATGGCAAAATATCGTACAAATATTTCGATGCCATTGTAGAACATGCAGTTTTAGGTAAAGTCAAGCTCGTATTTTTACACACAGGTAAAGAGTTGTTAGTTTTTATCTCAAGTGATATTACTATTGCAGGCAAAGAGATTCTAGCAACTTATAAAAAGAGATGGAATATTGAACAAGGCTATAAAGATCTCAGAAACCTCTTCGGTTTTGGAAAAGAAGAAAATCGTATCTATGAATCACTAATTGCAAAAATAACACTATCTATGTTTGCATATAACATTGTAAGTTATATTAACCGTATAAAGCATGAACCACAAACTCTTGGAGAACTCTTTAGAGATTTAGAATGTGAGCTTGAAACACTGGCAATATCAATGCAACTCTTTATTAAAATACTGACAAAAATCTCTGAAATCCAAAATGTTGTCAAGGATAATAAAAATTTACTCAATATTATCGCTGTGCTCAGTGCTTATACTCAAAAAGAGTTAGGTTTTATGTGCGAAAGTTGA
- a CDS encoding CYTH domain-containing protein, with product MGLEIERKFLIDIDKVENLQNGYEIKQGYIQTKDKTTVRVRVRGDEAFITIKGKNVGASRVEFEYSIPLDDANEMLEKLCLKPFIDKKRYLVEHKNHTWEIDVFYNENEGLIVAEVELEDENESVELPEWVVKEVTGDARYYNSNLLENPFSKWKTNL from the coding sequence ATGGGCTTAGAGATTGAAAGAAAATTTTTAATAGATATAGACAAAGTTGAAAATCTACAAAACGGATATGAAATTAAGCAGGGTTATATTCAGACTAAAGATAAAACTACTGTTCGTGTGAGAGTAAGGGGTGACGAGGCATTTATAACCATAAAAGGTAAAAATGTAGGTGCATCAAGAGTTGAGTTTGAGTACTCTATACCGCTCGATGATGCAAATGAAATGTTAGAGAAGTTGTGCTTAAAACCATTTATAGATAAGAAAAGGTATCTGGTTGAGCATAAAAACCATACCTGGGAAATAGATGTATTTTATAATGAAAACGAAGGTCTCATAGTTGCAGAAGTAGAGCTTGAAGATGAAAATGAGAGTGTTGAATTACCTGAATGGGTTGTAAAAGAAGTAACCGGTGATGCCAGATACTACAACTCTAATCTTTTAGAAAATCCATTTTCAAAATGGAAAACCAATTTGTAA
- a CDS encoding 4-hydroxy-3-methylbut-2-enyl diphosphate reductase, with amino-acid sequence MKIELAEKYGFCFGVKRAIKIAEENTDSSTYGPLIHNNKEIERLQKDFKVGLTDDHRSFKSGDKAVIRTHGIPKNELQELKENNVNVVDATCPYVTKPQQICQDMSEEGYDIIIFGDEAHPEIKGVKSYATHGARVVTCSKDLEGVKLKDKIALVAQTTRKVEDYMEVANYLIPRYKEVRVFNTICNATFENQEAVRKISTKADIMIIIGGKNSSNTKQLFSISHDNCSDSYHIEDENDLDYKWFINKKFCGISAGASTPDWIIQNVVNSIKKGS; translated from the coding sequence ATGAAAATTGAATTGGCTGAAAAATATGGTTTTTGTTTTGGTGTTAAAAGGGCTATAAAAATAGCTGAAGAAAATACAGACTCTTCCACTTATGGACCATTGATTCATAATAATAAAGAAATTGAGAGACTTCAAAAAGATTTTAAAGTTGGTCTTACTGATGACCATAGAAGCTTTAAATCTGGTGATAAAGCAGTTATTCGTACACACGGAATACCTAAAAATGAGCTACAAGAGTTAAAAGAAAACAATGTGAATGTTGTTGACGCTACATGTCCTTATGTGACTAAACCACAACAAATCTGCCAGGATATGAGCGAAGAGGGCTATGATATTATTATTTTTGGAGATGAAGCTCATCCCGAAATAAAAGGTGTTAAAAGTTATGCTACCCATGGCGCGAGGGTTGTTACATGTTCTAAGGATCTAGAAGGTGTTAAGCTAAAAGATAAAATAGCTTTAGTCGCACAAACCACAAGAAAAGTCGAAGATTATATGGAAGTTGCGAACTACTTGATTCCACGCTATAAAGAGGTGAGAGTCTTTAATACTATCTGTAATGCAACATTTGAAAATCAAGAAGCCGTCAGAAAAATATCTACAAAAGCAGATATTATGATAATCATTGGCGGTAAAAATTCATCAAATACAAAACAGCTTTTTAGTATATCGCATGACAATTGCAGTGATAGTTATCATATCGAAGATGAAAACGATTTAGATTATAAATGGTTTATAAATAAAAAATTCTGCGGTATAAGCGCTGGTGCATCTACTCCCGATTGGATTATACAAAATGTTGTAAATTCAATAAAAAAAGGTTCTTAA
- the serA gene encoding phosphoglycerate dehydrogenase, producing the protein MKKHTIVVCDHIHEAGLEMLRNDENINFIMAADEDKVKLLDIIANADVAITRSSTDVDDNFIKAAKNMKAIVRAGVGVDNVDIPGCSKEGIIVMNVPTANTIAAVELTMAHMLSCMRMFPYSHDHLKNQRVWKREKWYGYEMKGKKLGVIGFGNIGSRVAKRAASFEMDIVAYDPYINPSKVTDLDMTYTKNFEDILACDIITIHTPKNQETTNMITADEIAKMKDGVVLINCARGGLYNEEALYNGLKSGKIRFAGIDVFNKEPATDHPLLDLDNIVVSPHLGANTYESQYNIGTQAAENAIAAAKGISYAHAMNLPIDESKIPPFVKPFLEMGQKIGFLESQINKSQIIAIKVSGQGEIAKYVESLATFVAVGAMSQTSDDTINYVNADFIAKEKGIKVEFEALVDSTVYKNLITIKLTTAEGGTTTISATIFDDNVFRIVAIDGFDIEVALKGDLVILKNRDVPGVIGSIGSILANHNVNIADFSLARNNKAQAIAVILVDSIVKEAALNELLQLEACSSVNYARI; encoded by the coding sequence ATGAAAAAACATACTATAGTAGTTTGTGACCATATTCACGAAGCTGGTTTAGAGATGCTTCGTAATGATGAAAATATTAATTTTATAATGGCAGCCGATGAAGATAAGGTAAAACTTTTAGATATTATCGCTAATGCTGATGTAGCTATTACTAGAAGTTCAACTGATGTTGATGATAATTTTATAAAAGCTGCAAAAAATATGAAAGCTATTGTTAGAGCTGGCGTTGGTGTTGACAATGTTGATATCCCAGGTTGTTCAAAAGAGGGAATTATTGTAATGAATGTCCCTACTGCAAATACTATTGCTGCAGTTGAACTAACAATGGCGCACATGCTTTCATGTATGAGAATGTTCCCATACTCACATGACCATCTTAAAAACCAAAGAGTTTGGAAAAGAGAGAAGTGGTACGGTTATGAGATGAAGGGTAAAAAGCTTGGTGTTATAGGTTTTGGTAATATTGGCTCTCGTGTTGCAAAACGAGCAGCATCTTTTGAGATGGATATCGTTGCGTATGACCCATATATAAACCCATCAAAAGTTACTGACCTTGATATGACTTATACCAAAAACTTCGAAGATATTTTAGCTTGTGATATTATTACTATTCACACTCCTAAAAATCAAGAAACTACAAATATGATTACTGCTGATGAGATTGCAAAGATGAAAGACGGTGTAGTTTTAATCAACTGTGCTAGAGGTGGTCTTTACAATGAGGAAGCACTTTATAACGGACTTAAAAGCGGTAAAATCCGTTTCGCAGGTATTGATGTATTTAACAAAGAACCTGCTACTGATCATCCTCTTTTAGATCTTGATAATATTGTTGTTTCTCCTCATTTAGGTGCAAATACTTATGAGTCTCAGTACAACATTGGCACTCAAGCAGCTGAGAATGCAATTGCAGCAGCTAAAGGCATCTCTTATGCTCATGCTATGAATTTACCAATTGATGAGAGTAAAATCCCACCATTTGTTAAGCCATTTTTAGAGATGGGTCAGAAGATAGGTTTCTTAGAATCTCAGATTAACAAATCTCAAATAATTGCTATAAAAGTAAGCGGTCAAGGTGAGATAGCTAAGTATGTAGAGTCTCTTGCTACTTTCGTTGCTGTTGGTGCGATGAGTCAAACGAGTGATGACACAATCAACTATGTTAATGCTGATTTTATAGCGAAAGAGAAGGGTATCAAAGTAGAATTTGAAGCTCTTGTTGATTCAACTGTTTATAAAAACCTCATTACTATCAAGCTTACTACGGCTGAGGGTGGAACTACTACAATTAGTGCAACAATATTTGACGATAATGTATTTCGTATAGTTGCAATTGATGGTTTTGATATTGAAGTAGCACTTAAAGGTGATTTGGTAATACTCAAAAATCGTGATGTTCCCGGCGTAATAGGGAGCATAGGGTCAATCTTAGCAAATCATAACGTAAATATTGCAGACTTCTCTCTTGCACGAAACAATAAAGCACAAGCTATCGCTGTTATTCTTGTTGACAGCATAGTGAAAGAGGCAGCTCTTAATGAACTTCTACAGCTAGAAGCTTGCTCAAGCGTTAACTACGCACGTATATAA
- a CDS encoding efflux RND transporter periplasmic adaptor subunit, with the protein MKRFLIFLALGASLIAESITLSGTVISDNKKMITSRFMGFVTEVKVSEGDFVKKGDLLYSIDSKEIDSALTQVQLGISQAQLSLQMYQNQYTNVKLNLERHKRLLEKDMVSKFEVENLALAEQNLANMTDIAKKQVTQAEAQLAEVKNQYKYLNVEAPNDGVIVNKNIKVGEMAMPGMPAIILSDLTNLKIAAEIAENDLSRIKHGTKVTINIPSQNIKAIGTVSAIIPNSNPMTHTFEIKVSFKNTYKSVYPGMYATVIVK; encoded by the coding sequence ATGAAGAGATTTTTAATATTTTTAGCACTGGGAGCTTCGCTTATAGCAGAGAGCATAACACTTTCAGGAACAGTTATTAGTGATAACAAAAAGATGATAACAAGCCGTTTCATGGGCTTTGTAACTGAAGTTAAAGTTTCCGAGGGCGACTTTGTAAAAAAAGGAGACCTTCTTTATTCTATTGATTCAAAAGAGATTGACTCTGCTCTTACTCAGGTTCAACTTGGTATTTCACAAGCGCAACTCTCCCTTCAAATGTATCAAAATCAATACACAAATGTAAAACTAAATCTAGAGCGCCACAAGAGACTTCTTGAAAAAGACATGGTTTCAAAGTTTGAAGTTGAAAACCTAGCACTTGCTGAACAAAACTTAGCAAATATGACAGATATTGCAAAAAAACAGGTTACGCAGGCAGAAGCACAATTAGCAGAAGTTAAAAACCAGTACAAATACCTAAATGTAGAAGCACCAAATGACGGTGTTATTGTAAACAAAAATATAAAAGTGGGTGAGATGGCTATGCCAGGAATGCCAGCTATTATACTTTCAGATTTAACTAACCTTAAAATAGCTGCTGAAATAGCTGAAAATGATTTAAGCCGAATAAAGCATGGAACAAAGGTTACTATAAATATACCATCACAAAATATAAAAGCTATAGGGACTGTAAGTGCAATTATCCCTAATTCAAATCCGATGACACACACATTTGAGATAAAAGTTTCATTTAAAAACACTTACAAATCAGTATATCCTGGTATGTACGCTACTGTAATTGTTAAATAA
- a CDS encoding efflux RND transporter permease subunit, producing MFEKFHNAVLNGIQSPKKRNFILMGTLLGFILSVMMIAPTKMVLAKMLPGKNNDTFSIYTTLVEGSSIQQTKEVTDCVVGLVQKEKEVTDLEVFLGMGAPLDFAGLIKGSHFKNSENVAEIVLNLTKKHDRVEPSYFMVQRMRPSILKNCGSIYEGTDISFVEPPAGPPVLAAIVAEIYGNDAKGIRELSNRVADVFKTTSGLVDVEVMQDEIYDTFELKVLSTKIAKSEVNIKQLNDILYLSFEGMQIAVKNSDTISDQIPIYLSLSKESKKFSSKDINSIKAKLSSLKLMNKMGMMIPVTELVEVTAKKSNPMIMSKNLHQMTNVMAETDMVSQVYPLMDARNVILNTFTDKYEIEKIGLFNLRLTDKQTSKVYKLIWDGEMEVTLDTFVELGAAFIAALVLIFLLMVIYYKSYTLSGIILLGSFLSIIGVIVGHWIMDVFTADTFFLTATSLIGFIALIGISSRNSLLLIDFTKSLMDEKKMPKAEAIAYATATRAKPIFLTAAAIILASTLLAGDAVFGGLGVALIFGTIAAVVASLIVVPILMYKADLQRHFNLD from the coding sequence ATGTTTGAAAAATTTCACAATGCTGTTTTAAATGGCATACAGAGTCCAAAAAAAAGAAACTTTATACTTATGGGAACTCTTTTAGGTTTTATACTATCTGTAATGATGATAGCTCCAACAAAAATGGTTCTGGCAAAAATGCTCCCTGGAAAAAATAACGATACATTCAGTATTTATACTACACTTGTTGAAGGGAGTTCTATTCAGCAGACAAAAGAGGTAACAGACTGTGTAGTTGGTTTAGTTCAAAAAGAAAAAGAGGTCACAGACTTAGAGGTATTTTTAGGGATGGGTGCTCCTCTTGACTTTGCAGGACTTATCAAGGGTTCACACTTTAAAAATAGTGAGAATGTTGCCGAAATAGTTTTAAATCTTACAAAAAAACATGACAGAGTTGAGCCGTCATACTTTATGGTTCAAAGAATGAGACCGAGCATACTTAAAAACTGTGGCTCTATATATGAAGGTACAGATATATCTTTTGTTGAGCCTCCAGCTGGACCTCCTGTTTTAGCGGCAATAGTTGCTGAGATTTACGGAAATGATGCTAAAGGCATAAGAGAGCTATCAAACAGAGTTGCAGACGTTTTTAAAACAACAAGCGGTCTAGTTGATGTAGAAGTAATGCAAGATGAGATTTACGATACTTTTGAGCTGAAAGTTTTAAGTACAAAAATTGCAAAATCTGAAGTAAACATAAAACAGTTAAATGACATACTTTACTTATCTTTTGAAGGTATGCAGATAGCTGTTAAAAACTCAGATACTATAAGTGATCAAATCCCTATCTACCTCTCCTTAAGCAAAGAGTCTAAAAAGTTTTCGTCTAAAGATATCAACTCTATAAAAGCAAAGCTTTCATCGTTGAAACTGATGAATAAAATGGGGATGATGATACCTGTTACAGAGCTTGTAGAAGTGACTGCTAAAAAATCAAATCCTATGATTATGAGTAAAAACCTTCACCAAATGACAAATGTTATGGCTGAGACAGATATGGTTTCTCAGGTTTACCCTCTTATGGACGCTAGAAATGTGATTTTAAACACATTTACAGATAAGTATGAGATTGAAAAAATAGGTCTTTTCAACCTAAGACTAACTGATAAACAAACATCTAAAGTATATAAGCTAATCTGGGATGGAGAGATGGAAGTAACACTGGATACTTTTGTTGAGCTTGGTGCTGCGTTTATAGCGGCTCTTGTTCTTATCTTTTTACTTATGGTAATTTACTATAAAAGTTATACTCTTAGCGGTATCATACTTCTAGGCTCATTCCTCTCAATTATAGGTGTAATTGTAGGTCACTGGATTATGGATGTTTTCACAGCAGACACTTTCTTTTTGACAGCAACTTCTCTTATCGGGTTTATCGCTCTAATAGGTATTAGTTCTCGTAACTCACTTCTTCTTATTGACTTTACAAAATCTCTGATGGATGAAAAGAAGATGCCAAAGGCTGAAGCTATCGCATACGCAACAGCGACACGTGCTAAGCCTATCTTTTTAACTGCGGCAGCAATTATCCTTGCTTCAACACTTTTGGCTGGTGACGCTGTGTTTGGCGGTCTTGGAGTTGCTCTGATATTTGGAACAATTGCGGCTGTTGTGGCTTCACTTATAGTTGTGCCGATACTTATGTATAAAGCAGACTTACAAAGGCATTTTAATTTAGATTAA
- a CDS encoding efflux RND transporter permease subunit: protein MNNYKPNDIAGKLAAGFLRNPLTIVLGIFLLSIGYLALMIMPREENPQMVVSGSTVIVALPGASAAEIEKVIVKPLERKLKEVKGVEHISGMAMDNVGIVNAAFFIGEEKEGSNLKVYDKIMQNSGMFPKGAMNPIIKPLDIDVDIPVVSVAFYSKNKQMSKTELYDKVKDIQHHINGLNNVAVTELKGGNRHQFNIEVDINKLSGYNISMGQIVEGVNSLSYSVPAVKNRTEENKLIILGVKNAIESADDIGDIIVAQYMGSPIYLKQIAKVEDSYDIQNFKSAHISQRDEGGNFMPLQEQVTLTVSKLQGTNAVIIADAVKTELETYREVLNKEGIGYTITRNDGQRANEAVNELVYHLVLSIVIIAILLILVLGWRESLIVTFTVPAILAITLFVAYLTDQTINRITLFAFLLSLGLLVDAAIIVIENIHRHLHSKDSANKTLDNLMVEATDEIGPPTNIATLAIIMTMVPMAFVGQMMGQFMKPIPANVPVALVASLFVAYIFTPYLAARMLKKPDHSSKDNH, encoded by the coding sequence ATGAATAATTATAAACCAAATGATATAGCCGGAAAACTGGCAGCTGGATTTTTAAGGAATCCTCTAACTATTGTATTGGGCATATTTTTACTCTCCATTGGATATCTTGCTCTTATGATTATGCCAAGAGAAGAAAACCCTCAAATGGTTGTAAGTGGCTCTACTGTTATTGTTGCTCTGCCGGGTGCTAGTGCAGCTGAGATAGAAAAAGTAATTGTTAAACCTCTAGAGCGAAAGCTTAAAGAGGTAAAGGGAGTTGAGCATATCTCAGGAATGGCTATGGATAATGTTGGAATTGTAAATGCCGCATTTTTTATTGGCGAGGAGAAAGAGGGCTCAAATCTTAAAGTATATGACAAGATTATGCAAAACTCCGGTATGTTTCCAAAAGGGGCTATGAACCCTATTATAAAACCTCTTGATATTGATGTTGATATTCCCGTTGTCTCTGTTGCTTTTTACTCAAAAAATAAGCAAATGAGCAAAACTGAGCTATATGACAAAGTAAAAGATATTCAGCACCATATAAATGGTCTAAACAATGTAGCTGTTACGGAGCTAAAAGGTGGTAACAGACACCAGTTTAATATAGAAGTAGATATTAACAAACTCTCTGGTTACAATATCTCCATGGGTCAAATTGTAGAGGGTGTAAATTCACTTTCTTACAGTGTTCCAGCTGTAAAAAACAGAACTGAGGAGAACAAGCTTATTATACTTGGTGTCAAAAATGCGATTGAGAGTGCTGATGACATTGGAGATATAATAGTAGCTCAATATATGGGCTCACCAATCTATCTAAAGCAGATAGCAAAAGTAGAAGACTCATATGATATTCAAAACTTTAAATCAGCTCACATTAGTCAAAGAGATGAAGGCGGTAATTTCATGCCACTTCAAGAGCAGGTTACCCTTACTGTTTCAAAACTTCAGGGGACAAATGCCGTAATAATTGCAGATGCTGTTAAAACAGAGCTTGAAACTTACAGAGAGGTTTTAAACAAAGAGGGAATCGGATACACGATAACTAGAAATGATGGACAAAGAGCAAATGAGGCTGTAAATGAACTTGTTTATCACCTTGTTCTCTCTATTGTTATTATAGCTATCTTACTTATCTTAGTTCTTGGCTGGAGAGAGTCTCTTATTGTTACTTTTACAGTTCCGGCAATTTTAGCAATTACCCTTTTTGTTGCTTATTTAACTGATCAGACTATTAATCGAATTACTCTATTTGCATTTTTACTTTCACTTGGTCTTTTGGTTGATGCTGCAATTATTGTTATTGAAAACATCCACAGACACTTACACTCAAAAGATTCGGCAAATAAAACACTCGATAATCTTATGGTAGAAGCTACTGATGAGATTGGACCACCTACAAATATTGCAACTTTAGCAATTATTATGACTATGGTTCCAATGGCGTTTGTTGGGCAAATGATGGGTCAGTTTATGAAGCCAATTCCCGCAAATGTTCCTGTTGCTCTTGTTGCTTCACTATTTGTAGCATATATATTTACACCTTACTTAGCAGCTAGAATGCTTAAAAAACCAGACCACAGCAGCAAGGATAATCACTAA